From a region of the Roseivirga sp. 4D4 genome:
- a CDS encoding TonB-dependent receptor, which yields MRSYILTLCIALFGFQALAQKGQVTGTIVDAQGEPLVGANVVLVEAAQGSPTDRMGKFYLNNVDSGKYQLQVSFIGFEKYTEEIIINDREKTEIEVTLSRANLELKDVRIMPGLDQNQSQISAIDIGLRPIKSSQDVLQIVPGLFIAQHAGGGKAEQIFLRGFDIDHGTDIALTVDGMPVNMVSHAHGQGYSDLHFVIPETIERVAFDKGPYYTDQGNLNTAGFAAFSTKKRISESSIKLEGGQFNTFRGVGLFNLITPSNEKYAPSLYLASEYSISDGYFESPQNFNRFNSLLKFNQRLNDRNTLEISASAFSSRWSASGQIPQRAIDSGRISRFGAIDDTEGGKTSRYNLNAQLVSEFNDGSFIENQIFLSRYDFNLVSNFTFFLNDPVFGDQITQSEKRTMLGSRHTYWTDWSLLGRDASTELGIGFRHDIIDDNRLSRTFQKNTILEDLAFGDIRETNLYLFAEEQVSLTNKLELTTGVRYDWFSFSYADKLATSQPDVNQGIFSPKLKLSYTVNPSLNLFVKSGVGFHSNDSRVVVARSGEQILPKAYGLDVGSIWKPSDKLLVNLAFWRLNLDQEFVYVGDEGIVEAGGKTTRQGIELGLRYQFTPGLYASMDVNYTDPRSVEEAEGQQYIPLAPTFTSIGSIIYDTKKRFSGSLSYRLLGDRSANEDRSLIADGYFLLDMTMNYRVGRFDIGLSIENLLNREWKEAQFETESRLFSEAAPVSEIHFTPGTPFQARISLGIKL from the coding sequence ATGAGATCCTACATCTTAACACTTTGTATTGCCCTATTTGGTTTTCAGGCCCTAGCACAAAAAGGCCAAGTCACCGGTACAATAGTCGATGCTCAAGGGGAACCCTTGGTAGGTGCTAATGTCGTGTTAGTTGAAGCAGCACAGGGAAGCCCGACCGACAGAATGGGTAAGTTCTATTTGAACAATGTCGATAGTGGCAAATACCAATTGCAAGTGAGCTTTATCGGGTTCGAAAAGTATACCGAAGAGATCATCATCAACGATCGGGAAAAGACTGAGATTGAAGTGACTTTATCACGCGCCAATCTAGAACTGAAGGATGTTCGGATAATGCCAGGTTTGGACCAAAACCAATCTCAGATATCAGCAATTGACATCGGCTTAAGACCTATCAAGTCTTCACAGGATGTCCTGCAAATCGTTCCAGGACTTTTCATTGCGCAACATGCAGGAGGTGGAAAGGCAGAACAGATATTCTTAAGAGGTTTCGATATCGATCATGGTACTGACATTGCGCTAACGGTAGATGGTATGCCGGTGAATATGGTTTCTCATGCGCATGGTCAAGGCTATTCAGACCTACACTTTGTGATTCCTGAGACCATTGAAAGAGTGGCTTTTGACAAGGGGCCTTATTATACGGATCAAGGCAATTTGAATACAGCAGGCTTTGCAGCCTTTTCAACCAAAAAGCGAATCAGCGAGAGTTCAATTAAGCTTGAAGGAGGTCAGTTCAATACCTTTCGCGGTGTTGGTTTATTCAACCTTATCACTCCATCAAACGAGAAGTATGCGCCAAGCTTATATTTAGCTAGCGAGTACTCCATCTCTGATGGCTACTTTGAAAGTCCACAAAACTTTAACCGGTTCAACTCACTCTTAAAGTTCAACCAGCGGCTAAACGATCGAAATACGCTTGAAATCTCCGCTTCTGCCTTTAGCAGTCGCTGGAGCGCATCAGGACAAATCCCTCAGCGGGCCATTGATAGCGGTCGAATATCAAGATTTGGGGCTATTGATGATACGGAAGGTGGAAAGACGAGCCGATACAATCTCAATGCTCAGTTGGTTTCTGAATTCAACGATGGTTCGTTTATTGAGAACCAGATATTCTTATCGCGATATGATTTTAACCTGGTTTCCAATTTTACATTCTTCTTGAACGATCCCGTTTTCGGAGACCAGATTACCCAATCAGAGAAGCGAACCATGTTGGGTAGTAGACATACTTATTGGACTGATTGGTCCCTTCTTGGACGCGATGCCTCTACTGAATTGGGAATAGGATTTCGACACGATATCATCGATGACAATCGCCTGTCCAGAACTTTTCAGAAGAACACAATTCTTGAGGATTTGGCCTTCGGAGACATCAGAGAAACCAACCTTTATCTCTTTGCCGAAGAGCAAGTGAGTTTGACAAACAAATTGGAACTCACCACAGGAGTACGATATGATTGGTTTAGTTTTAGCTATGCCGATAAACTCGCAACATCACAACCTGATGTAAATCAAGGCATCTTCAGTCCTAAGCTCAAATTGAGCTATACTGTCAATCCCAGCCTTAATTTGTTCGTCAAATCAGGTGTTGGTTTTCATTCTAATGATTCACGTGTAGTAGTGGCAAGGTCTGGCGAACAGATTTTACCTAAGGCCTATGGTCTGGATGTCGGATCCATCTGGAAACCTTCAGACAAGCTATTAGTGAATCTGGCTTTTTGGAGACTAAATCTAGATCAGGAATTTGTTTACGTAGGTGATGAAGGCATAGTCGAGGCAGGAGGCAAAACCACCAGACAAGGCATTGAACTTGGGCTTCGCTATCAGTTTACTCCAGGCCTTTATGCCAGTATGGATGTCAACTATACTGATCCTCGTTCAGTAGAGGAAGCAGAAGGTCAACAGTATATTCCATTGGCTCCAACTTTTACCAGCATCGGAAGCATCATTTATGACACTAAGAAAAGGTTCAGTGGCAGTCTAAGTTATCGACTGTTGGGGGATAGATCCGCCAACGAAGATAGGTCCTTGATAGCTGATGGATACTTCTTATTAGACATGACCATGAACTATCGGGTCGGACGCTTTGATATTGGGCTCTCGATCGAGAACCTATTAAACAGAGAATGGAAGGAAGCACAATT